The following coding sequences lie in one Glycine max cultivar Williams 82 chromosome 19, Glycine_max_v4.0, whole genome shotgun sequence genomic window:
- the LOC100804338 gene encoding uncharacterized protein, producing MPSNEAGSQEASREDCIEQRNSNEFHKQDNDTENGHASESSSNQFFWRNFANVVNSSIPQKLGLSVPEKFKWDGLEFLNKIGSQSQNIAESIYVQSGLAIPGGTDDTNDKTSSQPAIAAFQSSVPEVKKATQNLMRQTESILGGLMLLTATVSKIKDEGLCSEERIIKEDSAKARGNDIQYSTSQMFPSSQNGLVLDDKKTEEMKELFSTAESAMEAWAMLATSLGQPSFIKSEFEKLCFLDNASTDTQVAIWRDSARRRLVVAFRGTEQTQWKDLRTDLMLVPAGLNPERIGGLLQVHSGFLSAYDSVRTRIISLIRLAIGYVYVVLVKKFYYIELTAFKTMLLYFLIYFENPFVSNLKLLK from the exons ATGCCTTCTAACGAAGCTGGTAGTCAAGAAGCCTCCAGAGAAGATTGCATTGAACAGAGGAACTCAAATGAATTTCACAAACAGGATAATGATACTGAAAATGGACATGCTTCTGAATCatcatcaaatcaatttttttggagGAATTTTGCTAATGTTGTTAATTCTAGTATTCCTCAAAAGCTAGGTCTATCTGTTCCTGAGAAATTTAAGTGGGATGGATTGGAGTTTTTAAACAAGATTGGTTCACAATCACAAAATATTGCAGAAAGCATTTATGTTCAATCTGGTCTTGCAATTCCCGGAGGCACAGATGatacaaatgataaaacaaGCAGCCAACCTGCTATTGCTGCATTTCAGTCTTCAGTTCCAGAGGTCAAAAAAGCAACACAGAATTTGATGAGGCAGACTGAGTCAATTTTAGGAGGTTTAATGCTTTTGACTGCAACAGTTTCCAAAATAAAAGATGAAGGGCTTTGTTCAGAAGAGAGGATAATCAAAGAAGATTCTGCCAAAGCTAGAGGCAATGATATACAATATTCTACTAGTCAGATGTTTCCTAGCTCACAGAATGGATTAGTGTTGGATGATAAAAAAACTGAGGAGATGAAAGAACTTTTTTCTACTGCTGAAAGTGCCATGGAGGCTTGGGCAATGTTGGCCACTTCACTGGGACAACCTAGTTTCATTAAGTctgaatttgaaaaattatgtttcttaGATAATGCTTCCACAGACACACAG GTTGCAATTTGGCGTGATTCTGCACGAAGAAGGTTAGTGGTTGCTTTTAGGGGAACAGAACAG aCTCAATGGAAGGACTTAAGAACTGATCTAATGCTTGTGCCAGCCGG GCTAAATCCTGAAAGGATAGGCGGATTATTGCAGGTTCACAGTGGTTTTCTAAGTGCGTATGATTCAGTAAGGACCAGGATCATTTCTCTAATTCGACTTGCAATAGGTTATGTGTATGTTGTACttgtaaagaaattttattacatCGAGCTCACTGCCTTTAAAACCATGCTGCTgtatttcttaatatattttgaaaatcccTTTGTTTCCAACTTGAAGCTTTTAAAGTGA